Proteins encoded together in one Streptomyces sp. NA04227 window:
- a CDS encoding DUF3107 domain-containing protein, with amino-acid sequence MEVKIGVQYAPREIVLESGQSPEEVEAAVADALSGKSPLLSLVDDHGRKVLVPSEKLAYVELGEPTTRKVGFSAL; translated from the coding sequence GTGGAGGTCAAGATCGGCGTGCAGTACGCGCCCCGCGAGATCGTCCTGGAGAGCGGCCAGAGCCCGGAAGAGGTCGAGGCCGCGGTGGCCGACGCCCTCTCGGGCAAGTCGCCCCTGCTGAGCCTCGTGGACGACCACGGCCGCAAGGTCCTGGTGCCCTCGGAGAAGCTCGCGTACGTGGAGCTCGGCGAGCCCACCACGCGCAAGGTGGGCTTCAGCGCGCTCTGA
- a CDS encoding DEAD/DEAH box helicase, whose protein sequence is MTLPVALSGTDVIGQAKTGTGKTLGFGLPLLERVTVPADVEAGRAAPEDLTNAPQALVVVPTRELCTQVTNDLLTAGKVRNVRVLAIYGGRAYEPQVEALKKGVDVVVGTPGRLLDLAGQKKLDLGHVKCLVLDEADEMLDLGFLPDVEKIVNMLPARRQTMLFSATMPGAVIGLARRYMSQPTHIRATAPDDEGATVANISQHVYRAHSMDKPEMVARILQAEGRGLAMVFCRTKRTAADIAEQLQRRGFASGAVHGDLGQGAREQALRAFRNGKVDVLVCTDVAARGIDVEGVTHVVNYQSPEDEKTYLHRIGRTGRAGASGTAITLVDWDDIPRWQLINKALDLKFPDPVETYSTSPHFFEELNIPAGTKGVLPRAERTRAGLNAEEVEDLGETGGRGRGGRPQERERERPARTPRSRRRTRGGTPLEEGAAQSAESATESATDEKDGPRTPRRRRRTRAGASAAEASTAQQPEASAEQAVETAEGEAKPRRRRTRKPAAQSAAETATASGAEDAPASIPAQPEVAGDTAVATKPRRRTRKAAAAPEAVAPAEAAAPAEGEAKPRRRRTRRPAEVAEAAES, encoded by the coding sequence ATGACACTCCCGGTCGCCCTCTCCGGCACCGACGTCATCGGCCAGGCCAAGACCGGCACCGGCAAGACCCTCGGTTTCGGTCTGCCGCTCCTGGAGCGCGTCACCGTCCCCGCGGACGTCGAGGCCGGGCGCGCGGCGCCGGAGGACCTCACCAACGCCCCGCAGGCACTCGTCGTCGTCCCGACGCGCGAGCTGTGCACCCAGGTCACCAACGACCTGCTGACCGCGGGCAAGGTGCGCAATGTGCGCGTCCTCGCGATCTACGGCGGCCGCGCCTACGAGCCGCAGGTGGAGGCCCTCAAGAAGGGCGTCGACGTGGTCGTCGGCACCCCGGGACGCCTGCTCGACCTGGCCGGGCAGAAGAAGCTCGACCTCGGGCACGTGAAGTGCCTGGTCCTCGACGAGGCCGACGAGATGCTCGACCTGGGCTTCCTGCCCGACGTCGAGAAGATCGTCAACATGCTTCCGGCCCGCCGCCAGACCATGCTGTTCTCGGCGACCATGCCGGGCGCCGTGATCGGTCTCGCCCGCCGCTACATGTCGCAGCCCACCCACATCCGCGCCACCGCGCCGGACGACGAGGGCGCGACGGTCGCCAACATCTCGCAGCACGTCTACCGCGCCCACTCGATGGACAAGCCGGAGATGGTCGCGCGCATACTGCAGGCCGAGGGTCGCGGACTCGCGATGGTCTTCTGCCGCACCAAGCGCACCGCGGCCGACATCGCCGAGCAGCTCCAGCGTCGCGGCTTCGCCTCCGGCGCGGTGCACGGCGACCTCGGCCAGGGCGCCCGCGAACAGGCGCTGCGCGCCTTCCGCAACGGCAAGGTCGACGTCCTGGTCTGCACCGACGTCGCCGCGCGCGGTATCGACGTCGAGGGCGTGACCCACGTCGTCAACTACCAGTCCCCCGAGGACGAGAAGACGTATCTGCACCGGATCGGCCGCACCGGCCGCGCCGGGGCCTCCGGCACCGCGATCACGCTGGTCGACTGGGACGACATCCCCCGCTGGCAGCTGATCAACAAGGCGCTGGACCTGAAGTTCCCCGACCCGGTGGAGACGTACTCGACCTCCCCGCACTTCTTCGAGGAGCTGAACATCCCGGCGGGCACCAAGGGTGTGCTGCCGCGTGCCGAGCGCACCCGCGCCGGTCTGAACGCCGAAGAGGTCGAGGACCTGGGCGAGACCGGCGGCCGCGGCCGCGGCGGACGTCCGCAGGAGCGTGAGCGCGAGCGTCCGGCGCGCACTCCGCGCAGCCGTCGTCGCACCCGTGGCGGCACGCCGCTGGAGGAGGGCGCCGCGCAGTCGGCCGAGTCCGCCACCGAGTCCGCCACCGACGAGAAGGACGGGCCGCGCACCCCGCGCCGCCGTCGCCGTACCCGGGCCGGGGCGAGCGCCGCCGAGGCCTCGACCGCGCAGCAGCCCGAGGCGTCGGCCGAGCAGGCCGTCGAGACGGCGGAGGGCGAGGCCAAGCCGCGCCGTCGCCGCACCCGCAAGCCCGCCGCGCAGTCGGCGGCCGAGACGGCGACCGCGAGTGGTGCCGAGGACGCTCCGGCGAGCATCCCGGCGCAGCCCGAAGTCGCCGGGGACACCGCCGTGGCGACCAAGCCCCGGCGCCGTACCCGCAAGGCCGCCGCGGCACCCGAGGCGGTCGCCCCCGCCGAGGCCGCCGCTCCCGCCGAGGGCGAGGCCAAGCCGCGCCGCCGTCGTACGCGCCGTCCGGCCGAGGTGGCCGAGGCCGCCGAGAGCTGA
- a CDS encoding TetR/AcrR family transcriptional regulator encodes MTAIEQTEAARPRGTRLPRRARRNQLLGAAQEVFVAQGYHAAAMDDIAERAGVSKPVLYQHFPGKLDLYLALLDQHCESLLQSVRAALASTNDNKLRVAATMDAYFAYVEDEGGAFRLVFESDLTNEPAVRERVERVGLDCAQAISAVIAEDTGLPEEESMLLAVALGGVSQVVARYWLSSESGIPRDKAVELLTSLAWRGIAGFPLTN; translated from the coding sequence GTGACAGCCATAGAGCAGACAGAGGCGGCCCGCCCGCGCGGAACACGGCTGCCCCGCCGTGCCCGGCGCAACCAGCTGCTCGGCGCGGCGCAGGAGGTCTTCGTCGCGCAGGGCTACCACGCGGCCGCGATGGACGACATCGCCGAGCGGGCCGGAGTCAGCAAGCCCGTGCTCTACCAGCACTTCCCGGGCAAGCTCGACCTGTACCTGGCCCTGCTCGACCAGCACTGCGAGTCGCTGCTGCAGTCCGTACGCGCCGCACTCGCCTCCACCAACGACAACAAGCTGCGCGTGGCGGCCACCATGGACGCCTACTTCGCGTACGTGGAGGACGAGGGCGGCGCCTTCCGGCTGGTCTTCGAGTCGGACCTGACGAACGAGCCCGCCGTGCGCGAGCGCGTCGAGCGGGTCGGCCTCGACTGCGCCCAGGCCATCTCCGCGGTGATCGCCGAGGACACCGGCCTGCCCGAGGAGGAGTCGATGCTCCTCGCCGTCGCCCTCGGCGGCGTCTCGCAGGTGGTCGCCCGCTACTGGCTCTCCAGCGAGAGCGGCATCCCGCGCGACAAGGCGGTGGAGCTGCTGACCTCGCTCGCCTGGCGCGGCATCGCGGGTTTCCCGCTGACCAACTGA
- a CDS encoding ferritin-like fold-containing protein produces the protein MTTSDNAAAEPVPVASQDWAQAAKNPQYRAAVIDLLGALAYGELAAFERLAEDAKLAPTLADKAELAKMASAEFHHFEQLRNRLATIGVVPGEAMEPFVAALDGFHRQTAPSDWLEGLVKAYVGDSIASDFYREVATRLDSDTRDLVLGVLDDTGHASFAVEKVRAAIDADSRVGGRLALWARRLMGEALSQSQRVVAERDALSTMLVGGLADGFDLAEVGRMFSRITEAHTKRMAALGLAA, from the coding sequence ATGACGACGTCTGACAACGCAGCCGCCGAACCCGTCCCGGTCGCTTCCCAGGACTGGGCGCAGGCTGCCAAGAACCCGCAGTACCGCGCCGCGGTGATCGACCTGCTCGGTGCCCTCGCCTACGGCGAACTCGCCGCCTTCGAGCGGCTCGCGGAGGACGCGAAGCTGGCGCCGACCCTGGCCGACAAGGCGGAACTGGCGAAGATGGCGTCGGCGGAGTTCCACCACTTCGAGCAGCTGCGCAACCGGCTCGCGACGATCGGCGTCGTCCCCGGCGAGGCGATGGAGCCCTTCGTCGCCGCCCTGGACGGCTTCCACCGCCAGACGGCCCCGTCGGACTGGCTGGAGGGCCTGGTCAAGGCCTACGTCGGCGACTCGATCGCCAGCGACTTCTACCGCGAGGTCGCCACCCGGCTCGACTCGGACACCCGCGACCTGGTCCTCGGTGTGCTCGACGACACCGGCCACGCCTCGTTCGCGGTCGAGAAGGTGCGCGCCGCGATCGACGCCGATTCACGGGTCGGCGGCCGGCTCGCCCTGTGGGCGCGGCGCCTGATGGGCGAGGCGCTCTCGCAGTCGCAGCGGGTGGTCGCCGAGCGCGACGCCCTGTCCACGATGCTCGTCGGCGGTCTCGCGGACGGCTTCGACCTGGCCGAGGTCGGCCGGATGTTCTCGCGGATCACCGAGGCGCACACCAAGCGGATGGCCGCCCTCGGCCTGGCCGCCTGA